One window of Betaproteobacteria bacterium genomic DNA carries:
- a CDS encoding cytochrome-c peroxidase: MAELGKKLYFDPRLSKSGFISCNSCHNLSMGGTDNIPTSIGDKWQQGPINAPTVLNSSLNVAQFWDGRAADLKAQAGGPIANPGEMAFSHTLAINVLESIPGYQREFKQVFGTDKVTIDEVTAAIAEFEKTLVTPNSRFDQWLLGRKDALTPEELAGYKLFKESGCIACHNGPAVGGSSFQKMGIVEPYKAKSTAEGRSAVTGKDGDRFNFKVPTLRNVEMTYPYFHDGAANTLPEAVDTMGRLQLGKKFTPQENAEIVAFLKTLTGDQPSFQLPVLPPSTDKTPRPAPFGK; the protein is encoded by the coding sequence ATGGCAGAACTCGGCAAGAAGCTCTATTTCGATCCACGCCTGTCGAAATCAGGGTTCATCTCCTGCAACTCCTGTCACAACCTCTCGATGGGAGGCACCGATAACATCCCGACCTCCATCGGGGACAAGTGGCAGCAGGGTCCGATCAATGCGCCGACCGTGCTCAACTCCAGCCTGAACGTCGCACAGTTCTGGGATGGCCGCGCGGCAGACCTCAAGGCACAAGCCGGCGGCCCGATCGCGAACCCGGGTGAGATGGCGTTCAGTCATACCCTGGCGATCAACGTGCTGGAATCCATTCCCGGCTATCAGCGGGAATTCAAGCAGGTCTTCGGCACCGACAAGGTCACCATCGACGAGGTGACGGCAGCGATCGCCGAATTCGAGAAGACGCTGGTCACGCCGAACTCGCGCTTCGACCAGTGGCTGCTCGGCAGGAAGGACGCACTCACGCCGGAAGAACTGGCGGGCTACAAGCTCTTCAAGGAAAGCGGCTGCATCGCCTGTCACAACGGTCCGGCGGTGGGCGGCAGCTCCTTCCAGAAGATGGGGATCGTCGAGCCCTACAAGGCCAAGAGCACGGCGGAAGGTCGCAGTGCCGTCACCGGCAAGGATGGTGACCGCTTCAACTTCAAAGTGCCGACGCTGCGCAACGTCGAGATGACCTATCCCTACTTCCACGACGGTGCCGCGAACACCCTCCCGGAAGCGGTCGACACGATGGGGCGGCTGCAACTCGGGAAGAAATTCACGCCACAGGAGAATGCTGAGATCGTTGCGTTCCTGAAGACGCTCACCGGCGATCAACCGAGCTTCCAGTTGCCGGTGCTTCCGCCGTCGACCGACAAGACTCCGCGGCCGGCGCCGTTCGGGAAATAG
- a CDS encoding acyl-CoA thioesterase, with protein MPPHDYDAPTSPEELDSIGLPARRHAELRVVAMPADANPNGDIFGGWIMSHVDMAGGIAAMRRAHGRVATVAVNSFVIKQSVAVGDLVSFYAHVTRTGTTSVTVGVGVYSQPWADLRRVVKVADALLTYVAIDAEGNKRTVGPPPADGQ; from the coding sequence ATGCCCCCACACGATTACGACGCGCCGACGAGTCCGGAAGAGCTCGATTCCATCGGATTGCCCGCGCGGCGACATGCGGAGCTTCGCGTCGTCGCCATGCCGGCGGATGCGAATCCGAACGGGGATATCTTCGGCGGCTGGATCATGTCCCACGTGGACATGGCCGGAGGCATCGCGGCGATGCGTCGCGCCCACGGGCGCGTGGCGACCGTCGCCGTCAATTCGTTCGTCATCAAGCAGTCGGTGGCCGTCGGCGACCTGGTGAGCTTCTACGCCCATGTGACGCGCACCGGGACCACCTCGGTCACCGTCGGCGTCGGCGTCTACAGCCAGCCCTGGGCGGATCTCAGGCGCGTGGTGAAGGTCGCCGACGCGCTGCTGACGTACGTGGCAATCGATGCCGAGGGCAACAAGCGCACCGTGGGTCCGCCACCCGCGGATGGTCAGTGA
- the dnaQ gene encoding DNA polymerase III subunit epsilon, whose translation MRQVILDTETTGLDPALGHRIIEVAAVEVVGRQVTDNRFHHYLNPERESDAGALQVHGITAEFLQDKPKFRDVVDELLEFLQGAELVIHNAPFDLAFLNAELASVGRESIQTCCATVTDTLQLAKNLHPGKRNGLDALCERYQVDNSARTLHGALLDARLLAEVYLAMTRGQESLAMELEEAPAWDAGLNGGDARPAILVVIPTADELAEHERVLAEIQAASPKGCLWTILEAARSQAA comes from the coding sequence ATGCGACAAGTCATCCTCGACACTGAAACCACCGGCCTGGATCCCGCTCTCGGCCACCGCATCATCGAGGTTGCGGCGGTGGAAGTGGTCGGCCGCCAGGTCACGGACAACCGGTTTCACCACTACCTGAATCCGGAGCGCGAGAGTGACGCTGGCGCCTTGCAGGTGCATGGCATCACCGCAGAATTCCTGCAGGACAAGCCAAAGTTTCGCGACGTCGTAGACGAGCTGCTCGAGTTTCTGCAGGGCGCGGAGCTCGTCATCCACAACGCGCCCTTCGACCTCGCCTTCTTGAACGCCGAGCTCGCGAGCGTGGGACGCGAGTCGATCCAAACCTGCTGCGCGACCGTCACGGACACCCTGCAGCTTGCCAAGAACCTGCATCCGGGCAAGCGCAACGGTCTGGACGCGCTGTGCGAGCGTTACCAGGTGGACAACTCCGCGCGAACGCTGCACGGTGCGCTGCTCGACGCGCGCCTGCTCGCCGAGGTGTACCTCGCGATGACTCGTGGGCAGGAGAGTCTCGCGATGGAGCTGGAGGAAGCGCCTGCATGGGATGCAGGACTTAACGGGGGAGACGCCCGTCCCGCCATTCTCGTCGTGATTCCAACCGCCGACGAACTTGCCGAGCACGAGCGCGTGCTGGCGGAAATTCAGGCGGCAAGCCCGAAAGGCTGCCTTTGGACTATCCTCGAAGCCGCGCGGTCACAGGCCGCGTAA
- the rnhA gene encoding ribonuclease HI gives MTAGDFVDVYTDGACKGNPGPGGWGALLRFEGKERELCGGEPVTTNNRMELVAVIEALSALNRPCRVRLHTDSRYVQQGISAWIANWKRRGWRTADGKPVKNTDLWRRLDELAARHDVQWIWVKGHAGHDGNERADALANKGVPAGTR, from the coding sequence GTGACCGCCGGAGACTTCGTCGACGTCTACACCGACGGCGCGTGCAAGGGGAATCCCGGACCGGGGGGATGGGGTGCGCTGCTGCGGTTCGAGGGCAAGGAGCGGGAGCTGTGCGGAGGAGAGCCCGTCACGACGAACAACCGCATGGAACTCGTCGCCGTCATCGAAGCCCTGTCCGCGCTGAATCGGCCTTGCCGGGTGCGACTGCACACGGATTCACGCTACGTCCAGCAGGGCATCAGCGCGTGGATCGCAAACTGGAAGCGGCGCGGCTGGCGCACTGCCGACGGCAAGCCGGTCAAGAACACGGACCTGTGGCGCCGGCTGGATGAACTCGCGGCCCGGCACGACGTGCAGTGGATCTGGGTGAAGGGGCATGCGGGTCACGACGGCAACGAACGGGCGGACGCGCTCGCCAACAAGGGCGTGCCGGCAGGCACCCGCTAA